TGCGTTCGGGTGGCTCCTTGACGTGTGGGTTTGGCTCGCCTTCTACGCGCCGCTTACGCTCTCGTCGCTTGCCCTCGTGCTCGCCCTTTCGTTCCCGTTCGACCTCCTGCACGCGGTCGGCAACGCCGTCCTCTTCCTCGCGTTTGGCCCCCGGGCGCTTGCCATCCTCGCCCGCCACCGGGCAAAGCTCGTCCGGCGGCCCCTGGAAACCGAGGAAAAACCGGCCTTGATAAGGGGGCCTCCGGCCGCCGGTACGCCCGTTGCCGAGGCCATAAACTCCCCGACGGCCCAGCCCCAAAACTAGAAGCCGGGGACGGTCTACGGGACCGTATCTATGCTGCCGGTCATGGTCGACCCCCCCTGTTTCCTGAGCCTCGTGGAGAGCTCCATCGAGGTGTTCAACCGGGAGACGACCGGCATGCTCATCGGCCACCCGCGCAAGCGGACGATCCGCGGGAAGCCCGAACGGGTCATGGCCCTCGACGTGGCGTTCCCCATCCAGACGGCCGCCCGGCGCGTCTTCTCCGTGGAGCCGGGAAACGGCGCGGCCTTCCACCGGGCTCGCAGCGCCATCGACAGCCTGGGCTACCGCATCGTCGGCGAGTTCCACAGCCACACGAACAACCACGTGGCCCTCTCGCGGGACGACCTCGCCTACGCCCGGAACGCCCTCCTCGAGAGCGGCGCCGACGCCTGGCTCGAGCTCATCCTTG
The window above is part of the Candidatus Thermoplasmatota archaeon genome. Proteins encoded here:
- a CDS encoding Mov34/MPN/PAD-1 family protein gives rise to the protein MLPVMVDPPCFLSLVESSIEVFNRETTGMLIGHPRKRTIRGKPERVMALDVAFPIQTAARRVFSVEPGNGAAFHRARSAIDSLGYRIVGEFHSHTNNHVALSRDDLAYARNALLESGADAWLELILGVRKKTYASPKRVGWIWRDYHKKAGCTVRITEDTGFDVTIGAFWVYHDAASGRVKWSEETVFIPWAKHYWVDPRRAARNGNGSFLHASGVRMPAGVYAR